A window of the Desulforapulum autotrophicum HRM2 genome harbors these coding sequences:
- a CDS encoding RiPP maturation radical SAM C-methyltransferase, producing the protein MGPSEIKNQLERITLVSTPWPLFTRPSIQLGALKSYLRQEIPDLEVNTHHFYLKLAAAIGYPLYREISEKTWLAESVYAALLYPERFDLIQTMFCKEAKGNPLSFKVDFKALTHQAAVVADEFISSINWDRFGLAGFSICFCQLTSSLYFIRSIKKKFPKLAIVIGGSMFAGDSIKDIFTVFPEIDFVVNGEGERPLCSLVRHLRRSADSEEISRIPGLVTPCSCTGENPVTFDQMADLTDLPVPDYDDYFHLMKTAAPDNTFFPTLLAEASRGCRWQASNSEHSGCAFCNLNRNWQGYRCKGPEQVCREIDHLTSKYRTLSVAFMDNLMPAKTAMEMFDQLAGLEKDLDLFCELRATTQKRVLEKMGAAGVSKIQIGIESLSSSLLKKLNKGTTAIQNLEIMKHCEGLGIANNANLILHFPGSDLADMDETLRNIEFAAFFRPPTLVPFWLGHGSSVYDDPAAFGVKAIFNHPNYAKIFPQEIHRHMTFLIQRYRGDMGFQKQLWRPVEQRVDDWEKNYTRIHRTGGDTPILSYRDGRDFMIIRQERLSKAPFTHRLEGLSRKVYLYCGQHQSLEKILHHFQGLTQEKVVPFLKMMTDKKLMFEENGKYLSLAVPLRG; encoded by the coding sequence ATGGGTCCGTCAGAAATTAAAAATCAACTAGAACGTATTACTCTTGTATCCACCCCCTGGCCGCTTTTCACCCGCCCATCCATTCAGCTCGGTGCGCTGAAATCATATCTGAGGCAGGAGATCCCCGACCTTGAGGTGAATACCCACCACTTCTATCTGAAACTGGCGGCGGCCATCGGTTATCCCCTGTATCGTGAAATCTCTGAAAAAACCTGGCTGGCTGAATCCGTTTACGCAGCGCTCTTATATCCGGAGCGATTCGACCTCATTCAAACGATGTTCTGCAAAGAAGCAAAGGGCAATCCCCTGTCATTCAAGGTCGACTTTAAAGCCCTGACGCATCAGGCGGCAGTGGTTGCCGATGAATTTATCAGCAGCATCAACTGGGACCGCTTTGGTCTGGCAGGCTTTTCAATCTGTTTTTGTCAGCTCACCTCCTCTTTGTACTTCATCCGATCTATTAAAAAAAAATTTCCAAAGCTCGCCATTGTCATTGGCGGTTCCATGTTTGCGGGAGATTCCATCAAGGATATTTTTACAGTATTCCCGGAAATCGATTTTGTCGTTAACGGAGAAGGCGAACGACCTCTTTGCAGCCTGGTGCGCCATTTAAGGCGTTCCGCCGATTCTGAGGAGATCTCCCGCATCCCGGGTCTTGTTACGCCATGCTCCTGTACAGGTGAAAACCCGGTAACCTTCGACCAGATGGCCGATCTCACGGATCTGCCTGTTCCCGATTATGACGACTATTTTCATTTGATGAAAACAGCTGCGCCGGACAACACTTTTTTCCCTACACTCCTGGCCGAAGCATCCCGGGGATGCCGGTGGCAGGCTTCCAATTCAGAACATTCAGGCTGTGCCTTCTGCAATCTTAACCGTAACTGGCAGGGGTACCGGTGTAAAGGCCCGGAACAGGTATGCCGCGAAATTGACCATCTGACTTCAAAATACCGCACGCTTTCCGTGGCGTTCATGGACAACCTTATGCCGGCAAAAACCGCCATGGAGATGTTTGATCAGCTGGCCGGACTGGAAAAAGATCTTGATCTTTTCTGTGAACTCAGGGCCACCACTCAGAAACGGGTGCTGGAAAAAATGGGTGCTGCCGGCGTCAGCAAGATCCAGATCGGTATTGAATCCCTCAGTTCCAGCCTGCTGAAAAAATTAAACAAGGGAACCACCGCCATCCAGAATCTGGAAATCATGAAGCACTGTGAAGGATTGGGTATCGCCAACAACGCCAACCTGATACTCCATTTTCCTGGCAGTGATCTTGCGGACATGGATGAAACCCTCCGGAACATTGAGTTTGCTGCTTTTTTCCGTCCCCCGACGCTTGTGCCTTTCTGGCTGGGACATGGCAGCAGTGTATATGATGATCCAGCAGCTTTTGGCGTCAAGGCCATTTTCAACCATCCCAATTATGCAAAAATATTTCCACAAGAGATTCACCGCCACATGACCTTTCTGATCCAGAGGTACCGCGGCGACATGGGATTTCAGAAACAACTGTGGCGGCCGGTTGAACAAAGGGTTGATGACTGGGAAAAAAACTATACCCGGATTCACCGGACCGGGGGTGATACACCGATTCTGAGTTATCGGGATGGTAGAGATTTTATGATCATCCGCCAGGAGCGACTCTCAAAAGCGCCTTTTACCCATCGCCTGGAAGGGCTCTCCAGAAAAGTGTACCTCTATTGTGGGCAGCATCAGTCTCTGGAAAAAATCCTTCATCATTTTCAAGGGCTGACTCAGGAGAAGGTAGTGCCCTTTTTAAAAATGATGACGGATAAAAAATTGATGTTTGAAGAAAATGGCAAATATTTAAGCCTGGCTGTACCTTTACGTGGTTAA
- a CDS encoding cytidylate kinase-like family protein, translating into MPIITISRGSYSRGKDVAEKLAQRLGYECLSRDLLIEASDEFNIPEIKLIRALHDAPTVLERFSHGKERYVAFLRSSLLEHTRKDNVVYHGLAGHFFLRDISHVLKVRILANIEDRVKEEMRREKISAEEARYILKKDDEERRKWGIKVYGVDTLDSKLYDIVINVSSMTVDDAVDILCEAIKKTVYQTTPESQKKLEDLALAARVQTALMHLAPKVNVTASSGLITIGNIDEREISRPDTVAMLEKIAKKVEGVNGVCMHMTSGREKPEHINPFYNM; encoded by the coding sequence ATGCCCATTATAACAATTTCCCGTGGTTCTTACAGCAGGGGGAAGGATGTTGCGGAAAAACTGGCCCAAAGGCTGGGATATGAATGCCTTTCCCGGGATCTTCTTATAGAAGCTTCTGATGAGTTCAACATTCCTGAAATCAAGCTCATAAGGGCACTCCATGATGCCCCCACAGTACTTGAACGATTCAGTCACGGTAAGGAACGATATGTTGCCTTCCTTCGCTCTTCTCTGCTTGAGCACACGCGCAAAGACAATGTCGTGTATCATGGTCTGGCAGGTCATTTCTTTCTCCGGGATATTTCCCATGTTCTCAAGGTAAGAATTCTTGCCAATATCGAAGACAGGGTTAAAGAGGAAATGCGCCGGGAAAAAATTTCAGCCGAGGAAGCCCGGTACATTCTGAAAAAAGATGATGAAGAACGCCGTAAATGGGGCATCAAAGTTTATGGCGTAGATACTCTGGACAGCAAACTCTACGATATAGTCATTAACGTCAGCTCAATGACGGTGGACGATGCCGTTGATATTCTATGCGAAGCAATTAAAAAAACAGTTTATCAGACCACGCCTGAATCCCAGAAAAAACTTGAAGACCTTGCCCTGGCTGCCAGGGTTCAAACAGCTTTGATGCATCTTGCTCCCAAGGTCAATGTTACCGCAAGTTCCGGGTTAATCACCATCGGTAACATTGATGAACGAGAGATCTCCCGGCCTGATACGGTTGCCATGTTAGAAAAAATTGCCAAAAAAGTAGAAGGCGTAAACGGGGTTTGTATGCATATGACTTCAGGGCGAGAAAAGCCAGAGCACATCAATCCTTTCTATAATATGTGA
- a CDS encoding tetratricopeptide repeat protein translates to MDKKGTPLSVTDWFDEGLRCFNKPDGIAAVRAFEEVVRINPVYRHGDGDNPYFYLGKISEIEGRIDDAIVLYSRSLTLNPQDEESLIGRGSCYTVKKNHNAAVADFKKVLDLPSEGRNAPLQIVLYAIAENYRQQKDFPNALHWGEKALWEDSENVLHQQLVADVKKQMQGSL, encoded by the coding sequence ATGGATAAAAAAGGAACACCACTTTCTGTGACAGACTGGTTTGATGAAGGTTTGAGATGTTTCAACAAGCCGGACGGGATTGCTGCTGTCCGGGCATTTGAGGAAGTTGTCAGGATAAATCCTGTTTATCGCCACGGGGATGGCGACAATCCCTATTTTTATCTGGGCAAAATTTCCGAAATCGAAGGACGGATTGACGATGCGATTGTGCTTTACTCCCGGTCTTTGACATTGAACCCCCAGGACGAGGAGAGCCTGATCGGCAGGGGAAGTTGTTATACGGTTAAAAAGAATCACAACGCTGCCGTGGCTGATTTCAAAAAGGTGCTGGATCTTCCATCTGAAGGCAGGAATGCACCGCTGCAGATTGTTCTGTATGCCATTGCGGAAAACTACCGCCAGCAAAAGGATTTTCCAAACGCGCTTCACTGGGGAGAAAAAGCACTCTGGGAAGATTCGGAGAACGTTCTGCATCAGCAATTGGTTGCCGATGTCAAAAAACAGATGCAGGGCAGTCTTTAA
- a CDS encoding metallophosphoesterase family protein, with the protein MKKSMDRRQFLKYGGAGIAGLGLSTLNLPFFRMGKASAAITSNAWQFGVMSDTQWKIGSGGDMTCATGIIDALNEQFIQQGVKFVIQVGDLCNDESVGGIRSMPTRAAHAQALYDAGIGFFPLRGNHEASATAASELPDLFPQTLGNGTNLNGATNFQPSDIQSLEGLTYAFDYNNIRCVMLDQFIRVDGTNYDGTSSYNNNMVDQVDWVDAMLASNTEGNHAFVFGHKNLMGQNHKDNLFGSGLTSNPGPRDQFITSLCNNRVGYYMGGHDHMHHRSLVSTSDGYYKVPQIITSSNSYKFYTPKSGDDGRETPLQQELYTVGYYIVTVDGPRVTVDFYSSSHGQDYGGVSLTAASDFTFYLRERFGYSLNGEQYEVAQGETYTSIISSFSGTIARILDGVNGNTETDSLNRDLVKTVNTGWAESDQVADAASQIFTLWGMTDNLSLYDTDLTGPLPSEDESQETDVYTLSLTYNPRKIRASELMRGDFALAARNENDQWVNAVDLNTGGTKIFKRGGWKPGYDVGTYGVDARTRTVWAVLNHENDFVAKLI; encoded by the coding sequence ATGAAAAAAAGTATGGATAGAAGACAATTTTTAAAATATGGCGGTGCCGGGATAGCCGGTCTGGGGCTGTCAACGCTCAATCTGCCGTTTTTCCGTATGGGAAAGGCCAGTGCAGCCATTACCAGCAATGCCTGGCAGTTTGGTGTCATGTCCGATACCCAGTGGAAGATCGGATCAGGCGGGGACATGACCTGCGCCACGGGAATAATTGACGCCCTGAACGAGCAGTTCATCCAGCAGGGCGTTAAATTTGTCATCCAGGTCGGCGACCTGTGTAACGATGAATCTGTAGGCGGAATACGCTCCATGCCCACAAGGGCAGCACATGCCCAGGCTTTATACGATGCCGGCATTGGATTTTTCCCCCTGCGCGGTAACCACGAGGCCAGTGCAACCGCAGCCAGTGAGCTGCCGGATCTTTTCCCCCAGACCCTGGGAAATGGAACCAATCTTAACGGGGCAACCAACTTTCAGCCTTCGGACATCCAGAGCCTGGAGGGCCTGACCTATGCCTTTGATTACAACAATATCCGTTGTGTCATGCTCGACCAGTTTATCCGTGTCGACGGAACCAATTACGACGGCACCTCAAGTTATAATAACAACATGGTGGACCAGGTGGACTGGGTGGACGCCATGCTGGCGTCAAATACCGAAGGAAACCATGCCTTTGTCTTCGGCCACAAAAACCTGATGGGGCAGAACCACAAGGACAACCTGTTCGGTAGCGGCCTTACCTCCAATCCTGGTCCCAGGGACCAGTTTATCACCAGCCTCTGCAATAACCGTGTGGGATACTATATGGGTGGCCACGACCACATGCATCATCGGTCCCTGGTTTCCACCAGTGACGGATATTACAAGGTCCCCCAGATTATTACCTCCTCCAACAGCTACAAGTTTTATACCCCCAAATCAGGGGACGATGGACGGGAGACCCCCCTTCAGCAGGAACTCTATACCGTTGGCTACTATATTGTCACAGTTGACGGCCCCAGGGTAACGGTTGATTTCTACTCTTCCAGTCACGGCCAGGACTATGGTGGTGTCAGTCTTACAGCCGCCTCTGATTTTACCTTTTATTTAAGGGAACGGTTTGGGTACAGCCTTAACGGAGAGCAGTACGAAGTGGCCCAGGGTGAAACCTACACCAGCATTATCAGCAGCTTTTCAGGCACCATTGCCAGGATACTTGACGGGGTGAACGGCAACACCGAGACCGATTCCCTGAACCGTGATCTGGTAAAAACTGTCAACACGGGCTGGGCTGAGTCCGACCAGGTGGCGGATGCTGCCAGCCAGATCTTTACTCTGTGGGGGATGACGGACAACTTAAGTCTTTATGACACAGACCTGACCGGCCCGCTGCCCAGTGAGGACGAAAGTCAGGAAACCGATGTATACACCCTTTCCCTCACCTATAATCCAAGGAAGATCCGTGCTTCTGAGCTCATGAGGGGGGATTTTGCCCTTGCCGCCAGAAATGAAAATGACCAGTGGGTCAATGCGGTTGATCTAAACACCGGTGGAACCAAAATCTTTAAACGCGGCGGCTGGAAACCGGGTTACGATGTTGGAACCTACGGTGTAGACGCCAGAACCAGGACCGTCTGGGCCGTCCTCAACCATGAAAATGATTTTGTTGCCAAACTGATCTGA
- a CDS encoding PEP-CTERM sorting domain-containing protein (PEP-CTERM proteins occur, often in large numbers, in the proteomes of bacteria that also encode an exosortase, a predicted intramembrane cysteine proteinase. The presence of a PEP-CTERM domain at a protein's C-terminus predicts cleavage within the sorting domain, followed by covalent anchoring to some some component of the (usually Gram-negative) cell surface. Many PEP-CTERM proteins exhibit an unusual sequence composition that includes large numbers of potential glycosylation sites. Expression of one such protein has been shown restore the ability of a bacterium to form floc, a type of biofilm.), translating into MKRTTILLGMLTCVFLLSPLADATTLTFDSLAGDVDSPYTEGGFTLTATEDSSFFAFEPSDVFDYTGSGALINQYSTATFLTAADGSLFNLAAIDLSEGYGGDGVYETSITFIGMYGDGSTVSQDVTTDGSFGNETFFFNDDFTGLASVSFGDGEYLQFDNIVANPVPEPAGILLLGMGLVALTGASRRVKNK; encoded by the coding sequence ATGAAAAGAACCACCATCTTACTTGGTATGCTGACCTGCGTGTTTTTACTCTCACCCCTGGCAGATGCCACCACCCTGACCTTTGATTCCCTGGCCGGTGATGTTGATAGCCCCTATACTGAAGGCGGATTCACCCTCACCGCCACTGAGGATAGTTCTTTCTTCGCTTTTGAGCCATCTGATGTGTTCGATTACACGGGATCTGGGGCGCTTATTAACCAGTATTCAACAGCAACTTTCCTGACCGCTGCAGATGGATCCTTGTTTAACCTGGCCGCCATCGACCTTAGCGAAGGCTACGGCGGTGACGGGGTCTATGAAACATCAATCACCTTCATTGGAATGTATGGAGACGGTTCCACGGTCAGCCAGGATGTGACCACCGATGGATCTTTCGGCAATGAGACCTTCTTTTTCAACGACGACTTCACAGGCCTTGCCTCTGTTAGTTTCGGCGATGGCGAATATTTACAGTTCGACAATATCGTGGCCAACCCGGTTCCAGAACCGGCCGGCATTCTGCTTCTGGGCATGGGCCTTGTCGCACTTACCGGTGCTTCCCGCCGCGTAAAAAATAAATAA
- a CDS encoding tRNA pseudouridine synthase A produces MEKYYYLIHIQYLGFRYHGWLKQPGLKTVEAMVEKTVAFILGHSDFKILGSSRTDAMVSANHSAFELFVHEPLNVEQLVKDFNQNLPNDIRVIKAQGVDRNFSIINAPRTKAYIYLFAFGEKCHPFCAPLISSFCHWLDIDLMKQGALLFQGRHNFRSYCTKPGTRTTFKREVLVSKIEENRIFKANFFPAESYAYHIHSKGFMRYQVRLIMGQLLSLGRGEIGLEDIKVSLKGMSHLPLRHIAPSSGLMLNKIEFH; encoded by the coding sequence ATGGAAAAATATTACTATCTGATCCATATTCAATACCTGGGATTTCGCTACCATGGCTGGCTGAAACAGCCGGGGCTAAAAACCGTGGAGGCCATGGTTGAAAAAACAGTTGCATTCATCCTCGGCCATTCTGACTTTAAGATTCTCGGAAGCAGCCGCACCGATGCAATGGTCTCTGCAAATCATTCCGCCTTTGAACTTTTTGTCCATGAACCTTTGAATGTCGAGCAGCTGGTGAAGGATTTTAATCAAAATCTGCCCAACGACATCCGGGTGATAAAGGCTCAAGGGGTTGACCGAAATTTCAGCATCATCAACGCCCCAAGAACCAAGGCGTACATCTACCTGTTCGCCTTTGGAGAAAAATGCCATCCGTTCTGTGCGCCGCTCATTTCTTCGTTCTGCCATTGGCTTGATATTGACCTGATGAAGCAAGGAGCCCTGTTGTTCCAGGGCAGGCATAATTTCAGAAGCTACTGCACCAAACCCGGCACCCGGACAACCTTTAAAAGGGAGGTGCTGGTCAGTAAAATAGAAGAGAACCGAATTTTTAAGGCCAATTTTTTCCCGGCAGAAAGTTATGCCTACCATATCCATTCAAAGGGGTTCATGCGGTATCAGGTCCGGTTGATAATGGGCCAGCTGCTCAGCCTGGGACGGGGTGAAATCGGCCTGGAAGATATTAAAGTGTCGCTCAAGGGAATGAGCCATTTGCCTTTACGGCATATTGCCCCTTCGTCTGGGCTGATGCTGAACAAAATTGAATTTCATTGA
- a CDS encoding OmpP1/FadL family transporter, translated as MMKFRYSGFALAPVLMLLVVLSSSYSYGAGFGIFTQGAKALGQANAVVAHLDSPSAVFFNPALINQLSGTQMEFGTTLVVPTREFKSDLTGETYHNEDNVYFPSTVYMTHAFTDRISAGLGCFVPFGLGTNWDDHWEGRYIATSSEIQTYMVNPVISYRLSPRVSLAAGVDFLWLDTTLEQRVNSAGIGSLLGFSKAYELSDGNQKFSGDGNGVGYNLGLAVAFTDKLTFGASYRSKVTVDIDGDVVFSDIPDALASTGILPDTNGNADMTLPAQFTAGVAYAFTDQLTVEVGMRWEGWSCFDSLEIEMDQAVLNQTSQTIEKKWHDTWTYNIGAEYQLTKQLALSAGYLYQENAVPDDTFEPSTPDSDCHLFCLGGSYGWKRASLALSYGYQLNLDRDKDNNVGLASAGEANIANGTYSGNLHLVSASLTVMF; from the coding sequence ATGATGAAATTCAGATATTCCGGGTTTGCGCTTGCTCCGGTTTTAATGCTTCTTGTCGTTCTATCATCCTCTTACAGTTACGGTGCTGGTTTTGGCATTTTTACCCAGGGCGCCAAGGCCCTTGGTCAGGCCAATGCGGTTGTGGCCCATCTGGACAGCCCTTCGGCGGTATTTTTTAATCCGGCTTTGATCAATCAGCTTTCGGGAACCCAGATGGAATTTGGGACCACACTGGTCGTGCCGACCCGGGAGTTTAAAAGCGATCTTACCGGGGAGACTTATCACAACGAGGACAATGTCTATTTCCCCAGCACCGTATATATGACCCATGCGTTTACTGACCGGATCAGCGCGGGATTGGGGTGTTTTGTCCCCTTTGGCCTGGGTACAAATTGGGACGACCACTGGGAGGGGCGCTACATCGCCACAAGTTCAGAAATCCAAACCTATATGGTCAATCCGGTCATATCCTATCGCCTGAGCCCGAGGGTCTCTTTGGCTGCAGGGGTTGATTTTCTGTGGCTGGACACGACGCTGGAGCAGCGGGTCAACTCTGCGGGGATCGGCTCTTTGCTCGGATTCTCTAAGGCTTATGAACTTTCTGACGGCAACCAGAAATTTTCAGGCGATGGCAATGGGGTTGGGTATAACCTTGGCCTTGCGGTGGCCTTTACGGATAAGCTGACTTTTGGCGCTTCCTATCGAAGTAAAGTGACGGTGGATATTGACGGAGACGTTGTGTTTAGTGATATTCCCGATGCATTGGCATCCACCGGTATATTGCCAGATACCAACGGCAATGCGGATATGACCCTGCCCGCTCAGTTTACCGCAGGTGTGGCCTATGCCTTTACGGATCAATTGACCGTTGAGGTGGGAATGCGATGGGAAGGCTGGTCCTGTTTTGACAGCCTGGAAATTGAAATGGATCAGGCGGTATTGAATCAAACCTCTCAAACCATTGAAAAAAAATGGCACGATACCTGGACTTATAATATCGGCGCCGAATATCAGTTGACCAAGCAGCTGGCCCTTTCCGCCGGATATCTGTATCAGGAAAATGCCGTGCCCGATGATACTTTTGAACCGTCAACCCCGGATTCCGACTGCCACTTGTTCTGCCTGGGCGGCAGCTATGGCTGGAAACGGGCCAGCCTGGCACTCAGCTACGGATACCAGTTGAATCTTGATCGGGACAAGGACAATAATGTGGGGCTGGCATCCGCAGGGGAGGCCAATATTGCCAACGGGACCTACAGCGGTAATTTGCATTTGGTTAGCGCCAGCTTGACCGTGATGTTTTAA
- a CDS encoding calcium/sodium antiporter, with protein MMELAISALISGLVLLVWSADRFVEGSAATARYFGMPPLLIGMVIVGFGTSAPEMVVSALAAFQGNPGIALGNAYGSNIANIALILGVTALISPIMVHSTVLRKELPILTLLTALSVILLADLELTRWDAILLLLVFGCLMAWTIHQGLKQKTDSLAKEVKTTIAEKAMPIKRAVFWLVVGLVLLIASSRILVWGAVEIAHIFNVSDMIIGLTIVAVGTSLPELASSIIAIRKGEHDIALGNVLGSNLFNTLAVVGIAGTIHPFAVEPETLSRDMVVLGVLTVSLFLIGYGFRGRQGRINRFEGIVLLLVYAGYTACLIRKVILVQAG; from the coding sequence ATGATGGAATTGGCAATTTCAGCTTTGATCTCCGGTCTGGTGCTGCTCGTCTGGAGTGCGGATCGGTTTGTGGAAGGCTCAGCCGCCACTGCAAGATATTTCGGCATGCCGCCGCTGCTCATTGGGATGGTAATCGTCGGATTTGGAACATCCGCACCTGAAATGGTCGTTTCGGCCCTGGCTGCTTTTCAAGGCAATCCAGGTATCGCCCTGGGAAACGCATATGGCTCAAACATAGCCAACATTGCACTGATTCTTGGGGTAACCGCCCTGATAAGCCCAATCATGGTGCATTCAACGGTATTGCGAAAAGAACTGCCCATACTGACATTATTGACCGCCCTTTCCGTCATCCTCCTAGCTGACCTGGAACTGACACGATGGGATGCAATTCTCCTTTTGCTGGTATTTGGCTGTCTGATGGCATGGACAATCCATCAGGGTTTAAAACAGAAAACCGACTCTCTGGCAAAAGAGGTGAAAACAACTATAGCTGAAAAAGCGATGCCGATCAAACGGGCTGTTTTCTGGCTCGTGGTCGGTCTGGTGCTCCTGATTGCAAGTTCCCGTATCCTTGTGTGGGGTGCTGTTGAAATTGCCCATATTTTCAATGTAAGCGATATGATCATCGGATTGACCATTGTGGCTGTCGGTACTTCATTGCCGGAACTTGCCTCATCCATTATTGCCATACGCAAGGGTGAGCATGATATCGCCCTGGGAAATGTTCTTGGTTCCAATCTGTTCAATACACTTGCCGTGGTTGGAATCGCCGGAACGATTCATCCCTTTGCAGTGGAACCTGAAACACTTTCCCGGGATATGGTTGTTCTGGGGGTGCTGACTGTTTCACTTTTCCTGATCGGGTATGGATTCAGGGGGCGACAGGGACGCATAAACCGTTTTGAAGGTATCGTTCTCCTGCTTGTGTATGCAGGATATACCGCATGCTTGATCCGCAAAGTAATACTCGTTCAGGCAGGGTAG
- a CDS encoding PIN domain-containing protein has translation MIILVNDADILIVPLKIDLLTTFFRLSYEFHMTDVVLSIPDSSCQSCLFS, from the coding sequence ATGATTATCCTGGTAAACGATGCCGATATCCTCATTGTTCCCTTAAAAATTGATCTGCTGACAACTTTTTTCCGCCTCTCATATGAATTTCATATGACAGACGTTGTTTTGTCCATCCCGGACAGCTCCTGCCAGTCCTGCCTTTTTTCTTGA
- a CDS encoding septal ring lytic transglycosylase RlpA family protein: protein MMNFKKIIFCVFWGTVLISCSTLHTTYNITKKTVNATYGTAKFITKLGVGTLKMSYKIGTFTFDVITAPLEWPMTSDIESIDGLSPKEAVRQGRVKNSPYVVKGKRYVPMSVAKAATYQEVGTASWYGNETLRQKGGHMTANGEAFDPGKPTAAHKHLPLPIHVKVTNLANNRSIIVRVNDRGPFSGNRIIDLSADAAKKLGFYRQGTARVKVETVEI, encoded by the coding sequence ATGATGAATTTCAAAAAAATAATTTTTTGTGTTTTCTGGGGAACGGTTTTAATTTCATGTTCCACTTTACATACGACGTATAACATCACAAAAAAAACAGTCAATGCGACCTATGGTACAGCCAAATTCATTACAAAATTAGGGGTTGGGACATTAAAAATGTCATATAAAATTGGTACATTTACATTTGATGTTATCACAGCACCATTGGAATGGCCAATGACATCTGACATTGAGAGTATTGATGGTTTATCTCCAAAGGAAGCTGTCAGGCAGGGCAGAGTAAAAAATTCTCCTTATGTGGTAAAAGGGAAACGCTATGTGCCCATGTCAGTAGCAAAAGCTGCGACATATCAAGAAGTTGGAACAGCCTCATGGTATGGAAACGAAACCTTACGTCAAAAAGGTGGACATATGACAGCAAATGGTGAAGCTTTTGACCCAGGAAAACCAACCGCTGCACACAAGCACTTGCCCCTGCCAATTCATGTTAAGGTAACAAATCTTGCGAATAATCGCTCCATAATAGTTAGAGTTAATGATCGTGGTCCTTTTTCCGGCAATCGAATCATAGATCTTAGTGCTGATGCCGCAAAAAAACTTGGCTTTTACCGCCAGGGGACAGCCAGGGTGAAAGTTGAAACTGTAGAAATTTAA